The Thunnus maccoyii chromosome 9, fThuMac1.1, whole genome shotgun sequence genome includes a region encoding these proteins:
- the lrrc8ab gene encoding volume-regulated anion channel subunit LRRC8A: MIPITELRYFVDTQPAYRILKPWWDVFTDYISIVMLMISVFGGTLQVTQDKMICLPCKWVVNQTCKKNFNSTLSTSLFLEPKGIQYDLDRHQYNYVDAVCYENRLHWFAKYFPYLVLLHTLIFLACSNFWFKFPRTSSKLEHFVSILLKCFDSPWTTRALSETVVEESDPKPMKMNGSMDHKESVISEDVEASVPMLQRTKTRFEQGIVDRTETGVLDKKEGEQAKALFEKVKKFRIHVEEGDIVYRLYIRQTIIKVIKFILIICYTGYYVHDIKFSVDCSVDIESLTGYSVYRCAHPLATLFKILACFYISLVVVYGLICMYTLCWMLRRSLKKYSFESIREESSYSDIPDVKNDFAFMLHMIDQYDPLYSKRFAVFLSEVSENKLRQLNLNNEWTLDKLRQRITKNSQEKLELHLFMLSGIPDTVFDLMELEVLKLELIPDVTIPPIIAQLVNLREMWLYHTPAKIEAPALAFLRENLKSLHIKFTDIKEIPLWIYSLKNLSELHLTGNLSAENNRYIVIDGLRELKRLKVLRLKSNLTKLPQVVTDVGMHLQKLSINNEGTKLMVLNSLKKMVNLTELELIRCDLERIPHSIFSLHNLQEIDLKDNNLKTIEEIISFQHLHRLVCLKLWYNQIAYIPIQIGTLTNLEKLYLNRNKIEKIPSQLFYCRKLRFLDLSHNNLTYIPTDIGFLQNLQYLAVTANRIESLPNELFQCKKLRTLNLGNNCLQSLPSRFGELTGLTQLELRGNRLECLPVELGECRQLKRTGLVVEEDLFNTLPTEVKEQLWKVDKEQT; encoded by the exons ATGATCCCCATCACTGAACTGCGGTACTTTGTGGACACACAGCCAGCATACCGCATCCTGAAACCATGGTGGGATGTGTTCACCGACTACATCTCCATTGTTATGCTTATGATTTCTGTGTTTGGGGGGACACTGCAGGTCACCCAGGACAAGATGATCTGTCTGCCCTGCAAATGGGTGGTCAATCAGACCTGCAAGAAGAACTTCAATTCCACCCTCTCCACATCGCTCTTCTTGGAGCCCAAAGGGATCCAGTATGATCTGGACCGCCACCAGTACAACTATGTGGATGCTGTGTGCTATGAGAACAGATTGCACTGGTTTGCCAAGTATTTCCCCTACCTAGTATTACTCCACACCCTTATTTTCCTAGCCTGCAGCAACTTTTGGTTCAAGTTCCCTCGGACTAGCTCTAAACTAGAGCACTTTGTATCCATCTTGCTCAAATGCTTTGATTCGCCATGGACCACTAGGGCGCTGTCAGAGACAGTGGTTGAAGAGAGTGATCCAAAACCAATGAAAATGAATGGCTCAATGGACCACaaggagtctgttatcagtgAGGATGTTGAAGCAAGTGTTCCTATGCTCCAAAGGACAAAGACGCGCTTTGAGCAGGGCATTGTAGACAGAACTGAAACAGGGGTTTTGGACAAGAAAGAGGGTGAACAGGCAAAAGCCCTGTTTGAAAAAGTGAAGAAGTTCCGTATTCATGTGGAAGAGGGAGACATTGTGTACAGACTGTACATCCGTCAGACTATCATCAAAGTCATCAaatttattttgataatctgcTACACAGGGTATTACGTGCATGATATTAAATTCAGTGTTGACTGTTCAGTGGATATAGAGAGTCTGACAGGTTACAGTGTGTACCGTTGTGCTCACCCGTTGGctacactttttaaaatcttggcCTGTTTTTACATTAGCTTAGTAGTGGTGTATGGTTTGATCTGCATGTATACCCTTTGCTGGATGCTTCGGCGCTCTCTAAAGAAGTATTCCTTTGAGTCGATACGGGAAGAGAGCAGCTACAGTGACATACCAGATGTTAAGAATGATTTCGCATTCATGTTGCACATGATAGATCAATATGACCCTCTGTACTCTAAGCGCTTTGCTGTGTTCCTCTCTGAAGTAAGCGAAAATAAGCTGAGGCAGCTCAACCTAAACAATGAGTGGACACTGGACAAGCTCAGGCAGAGGATAACCAAGAACTCTCAGGAGAAGTTGGAGTTGCACCTTTTTATGCTCAGTGGCATTCCAGACACAGTATTTGACTTGATGGAGCTGGAGGTTCTTAAACTGGAGCTCATCCCAGATGTCACCATCCCCCCGATCATTGCTCAGCTGGTCAACCTGCGAGAGATGTGGCTCTACCACACTCCAGCCAAAATTGAAGCTCCAGCATTGGCTTTTTTGCGAGAGAATTTGAAGTCTCTGCACATCAAGTTCACTGACATCAAAGAGATTCCCTTATGGATCTACAGTTTGAAGAATCTTAGTGAGCTTCATCTCACAGGGAATCTCAGTGCTGAGAACAACCGTTACATTGTCATTGATGGGCTCCGGGAGCTCAAGAGGCTCAAAGTTCTTCGTCTAAAGAGCAATCTCACCAAGCTACCTCAGGTGGTGACTGATGTGGGCATGCACCTCCAGAAGCTTTCCATCAATAATGAAGGCACCAAGCTGATGGTGCTCAACAGTCTGAAGAAGATGGTGAACCTGACCGAACTGGAGCTCATTCGCTGCGATCTGGAACGCATACCGCACTCGATCTTCAGCTTGCACAATTTGCAGGAAATTGATCTGAAGGACAACAACCTGAAGACCATTGAGGAGATCATCAGCTTCCAGCACCTTCACCGGCTGGTCTGCCTTAAGCTCTGGTACAACCAGATTGCCTACATTCCCATCCAGATCGGCACACTGACCAACCTGGAGAAACTGTACCTAAACAGAAACAAGATTGAGAAGATTCCCAGCCAGTTGTTTTATTGCCGCAAGCTTCGCTTTTTGGACCTTAGCCATAATAACCTAACCTATATCCCAACAGACATTGGATTTCTCCAGAATCTTCAATACCTGGCAGTGACTGCCAATAGA ATTGAGAGCCTGCCTAATGAGCTGTTCCAGTGCAAGAAACTCCGCACTTTGAACTTGGGAAACAATTGCCTGCAGTCTCTGCCATCACGGTTTGGAGAGCTCACTGGGTTGACACAGCTAGAGCTGAGAGGCAACCGTCTGGAGTGTTTGCCAGTAGAGCTGGGCGAGTGCCGACAGCTAAAGAGAACCGGCCTCGTGGTGGAGGAGGACCTCTTCAACACCTTACCCACAGAGGTTAAGGAACAGTTGTGGAAAGTTGACAAAGAGCAGACTTAA